The following are from one region of the Coccinella septempunctata chromosome 7, icCocSept1.1, whole genome shotgun sequence genome:
- the LOC123316850 gene encoding uncharacterized protein LOC123316850, producing METGTKELVICSAYFPGDTMFPPPNEVRKLVAFCRGKNLQLLVACDANSHHTTWGSTDINERGHCRLRAHLKKLKILHLSLNLQIWNEYYKRDETILCRLLSVPSGNSNVVYSDRKQKSNII from the exons ATGGAAACGGGCACTAAAGAACTGGTCATCTGTTCTGCCTACTTCCCTGGTGATACCATGTTCCCCCCGCCAAATGAAGTGCGAAAATTAGTTGCCTTCTGCAGGGGGAAAAACCTTCAACTCCTCGTTGCTTGCGATGCCAACTCCCATCACACTACGTGGGGTAGCACGGACATCAACGAAAGAG gacactgcagactcagagcccacctcaaaaaactcaagATC CTGCATCTTTCACTAAACCTACAAATATGGAATGAATATTATAAGAGGGACGAAACCATCTTATGTCGCCTTCTCAGTGTGCCTTCTGGAAATTCCAACGTGGTTTATTCAGACAGGAAGCAGAAGAGTAACATTATCTAA
- the LOC123317212 gene encoding uncharacterized protein LOC123317212: MARKLKHTLIVSRMPNHIDQSECSASPAKTLSSLWPTFPGTALYSNELLHVMLPKILLMILSYLRMYYLQVRNFAFLFVISLNYENSDYYRLYTDCQRRYDFTDTNRYNWGDGFENESKIGRV, translated from the exons ATGGCCAGGAAATTGAAGCATACATTAATTGTCTCCAGGATGCCAAATCATATCGACCAATCAGAGTGCAGCGCATCTCCCGCCAAAACTTTATCTTCTCTCTGGCCAACTTTTCCCGGGACCGCGTTATACTCGAACGAACTTCTTCATGTAATGTTACCAAAGATCCTCTTGATGATACTGAGTTACCTTCGAATGTATTACCTACAAGTTCGAAATTTCGCATTTCTGTTCGTTATTTCATTAAATTACGAAAACAGCGATTATTATCGCTTATATACAGATTGTCAAAGAAG GTATGATTTTACCGACACTAATAGATATAACTGGGGCGATGGATTTGAAAACGAATCCAAAATTGGAcgagtttga
- the LOC123317416 gene encoding 26S proteasome regulatory subunit 7: MPDHLGDDMRKVKASEKEPEEKEIKSLDEGDILLLKTYGQGQYTKTIKTVEEDIQTIIKRVNELTGIKESDTGLAPPALWDLAADKQTLQNEQPLQVARCTKIINADTDDPKYIINVKQFAKFVVDLADSVAPTDIEEGMRVGVDRNKYQIHIPLPPKIDPTVTMMQVEEKPDVTYSDVGGCKEQIEKLREVVETPLLHPEKFVKLGIEPPKGVLLFGPPGTGKTLCARAVANRTDACFIRVIGSELVQKYVGEGARMVRELFEMARSKKACLIFFDEIDAIGGARFDDGAGGDNEVQRTMLELINQLDGFDPRGNIKVLMATNRPDTLDPALMRPGRLDRKVEFGLPDLEGRSHIFKIHARSMSVERDIRFELLARLCPNSTGAEIRSVCTEAGMFAIRARRKVATEKDFLEAVNKVIKSYAKFSATPRYMTYN; the protein is encoded by the exons ATGCCAGATCACTTAGGAGATGATATGAGAAAAGTGAAAGCTTCCGAAAAAGAACCGGAAGAGAAAGAAATCAAGT CTCTGGACGAAGGAGATATTTTACTTCTCAAAACTTAT GGCCAAGGACAATACACTAAAACTATCAAGACTGTGGAAGAAGACATCCAAACCATCATCAAACGTGTGAATGAACTGACAGGTATAAAGGAATCAGACACTGGACTTGCTCCACCAGCTCTTTGGGATTTGGCTGCAGATAAACAGACACTACAAAATGAGCAACCGTTGCAGGTAGCAAGATGTACCAAGATCATCAATGCAGACACTGATGATCCAAAGTACATCATCAATGTTAAACAGTTTGCTAAATTTGTGGTTGATCTTGCTGATTCCGTAGCACCAACAGATATTGAAGAAGGGATGAGAGTTGG AGTTGACcgtaataaatatcaaattCATATACCTCTACCTCCAAAGATTGATCCAACTGTCACAATGATGCAGGTAGAAGAAAAACCAGATGTTACTTACAGTGATGTTGGAGGCTGCAAAGAACAAATTGAAAAGTTGAGAGAAGTGGTTGAGACCCCTCTCTTACAT CCAGAGAAATTTGTGAAATTGGGGATTGAACCTCCAAAGGGAGTTTTGCTGTTTGGCCCCCCAGGAACTGGAAAAACCCTGTGTGCTCGAGCCGTGGCAAATCGTACAGATGCTTGTTTCATCAGAGTAATAGGGTCTGAATTGGTACAGAAATACGTTGGTGAAGGTGCTCGTATGGTTAGGGAGCTATTTGAGATGGCTAGATCTAAAAAAGCCTGCTTGATTTTCTTTGATGAAATTGATGCTATTGGAGGCGCACGTTTCGATGATGGAGCAGGTGGTGATAATGAG GTTCAACGTACTATGTTAGAACTGATCAACCAGTTGGATGGATTTGACCCTCGTGGTAACATAAAGGTCTTGATGGCAACCAATCGACCAGATACCTTAGATCCTGCTCTAATGAGACCTGGAAGGTTGGATAGGAAAGTAGAGTTTGGTCTTCCAGATTTGGAAGGAAGATCTCATATTTTCAAGATTCATGCTAG atcaATGTCTGTTGAGAGGGACATTCGTTTCGAACTCTTAGCTAGGTTATGTCCAAATTCTACAGGCGCTGAAATTAGGAGTGTTTGTACTGAGGCTGGAATGTTCGCCATCAGAGCCAGAAGGAAGGTGGCAACGGAAAAAGATTTTCTAGAGGCGGTAAATAAGGTTATTAAATCGTATGCCAAGTTTTCGGCAACTCCAAGATACATGACCTACAACtaa
- the LOC123316388 gene encoding deoxyhypusine hydroxylase: MLPVSEDQIKAIGEVLSNDKRPLKERFRALFTLRNIGGPIAIELISKCFNDPSVLLKHELAYCLGQMQDEKAIGTLISVLKDENQEPMVRHEAAEALGAIGSEEALEYLEEYKHDKVVEVAETCELALERIKWLKNSGDETKNLSQSLYNSVDPAPPALSTNISELKEILMDNKATLFNRYRAMFALRNIGSEKAIAALGEALNYGSALFKHEIAFVLGQMQKECSIEYLKHSLEDDRENEMVRHECAEALGSIATEECTNILNKYLNDDKRVVKESCIIALDMCEYENSPEFQYANTLKTV, encoded by the exons atgttgCCTGTAAGTGAAGATCAAATTAAAGCAATTGGGGAAGTACTGAGTAACGACAAAAGACCCCTCAAAGAAAGATTTCGAGCTCTGTTTACACTCAGAAATATAGGAGGACCTATTGCGATAGAACTCATCAGCAAATGCTTCAATGATCCATCAGTTTTGCTTAAACATGAGCTAGCATATTGCTTAGGGCAAATGCAAGATGAGAAGGCCATTGGTACATTGATATCTGTTTTAAAAGATGAAAATCAGGAACCCATGGTCAGACATGAAGCTG CTGAAGCTTTGGGTGCAATAGGATCAGAAGAAGCCTTAGAATATCTTGAGGAATACAAACATGATAAAGTTGTTGAAGTTGCAGAAACATGTGAATTAGCTTTGGAGAGAATCAAATGGCTTAAAAATTCAGGGGATGAAACCAAAAATCTATCTCAAAGCCTGTATAATTCAGTTGATCCAGCACCACCAGCTTTGAGTACAAATATCAgtgaattgaaagaaatattGATGGACAATAAGGCCACTCTATTCAACAGATATAGAGCCATGTTTGCCCTACGTAACATTGGGTCAGAAAAAGCAATAGCAGCTTTGGGAGAAGCTCTTAATTATGGAAGTGCACTTTTCAAGCATGAAATAGCTTTTGTCCTAGGTCAGATGCAAAAGGAATGTagtattgaatatttgaaacatTCTCTTGAGGATGACAGAGAAAATGAAATGGTTAGGCATGAATGTGCTGAAGCGCTAGGATCAATAGCAACAGAAGAATGTAccaatatattgaataagtatctgaaTGATGATAAAAGGGTTGTGAAAGAAAGTTGTATCATAGCATTGGATATGTGTGAATATGAAAATAGTCCGGAATTTCAATATGCCAATACCTTGAAAACTGTATga
- the LOC123316848 gene encoding uncharacterized protein LOC123316848, producing MSKGIARVFRNKFGCPKEVLRQQPRIGKALKLEAEEQPKRRKCKNVQKEIRLIKNAWWTKAKQIQAFADQNDQRNFFNAVKESYGISRRKVCAIKDANGLLLTEDSDIRARCHFPKHGKHDLTKAFDSVNREALWSIMERLGVPRKFVNVCRSFHQNNMASVLYNGKTTDAFQTYTGIRQGCVLAPLLFNIFLVSPSMIVDSKLLSRGLEIQYRFEGGLFNLKRLRARTRTKVLTDLQYADDCGLTSDCADSLQKVLETFDWAYNALGLKINIAKTKIMCTPQNAERISIEDEDLEYFNYLGSVVSNKATIDDEIRYRVGSASRAFWGLRERVFDNLDLSIRTKAAVYRAVVVKDITHNRCVISLVVVPTMTYACATYRRYLKTLNQLQQRHLRQIAHIKWFHKISNKAVLERINSQSIDVLVGRAQLRWAGHVQRMPEKRLPKCVLYGELVCGQRSVGGQLKIYKDSLHEKLKLLNVQNDCEALAEDRSQWRRVVNSYRAELDRRRNPSAQGNFECPECGRVITSRIGLFIYRRTHRR from the exons atgagcaaaggaatagcaagagtattcagaaataaatttggatgtCCGAAAGAggtattgcgacagcagccaagaattgGAAAAGCTTTGAAATTGGAGGCTGAAG AACAACCCAAACGACGCAAATGcaaaaatgtacaaaaagaaATAAGATTAATTAAAAACGCCTGGTGGACTAAAGCGAAACAAATCCAGGCATTTGCCGATCAAAACGACCAGCGAAACTTCTTTAATGCAGTGAAGGAAAGTTACGGTATTTCGAGAAGAAAAGTTTGCGCAATCAAAGATGCTAACGGCTTACTCCTGACTGAAGACTCTGACATCAGAGCCAGATGCCACTTTCCTAAACATGGAAAGCATG ACCTGACCAAAGCCTTTGACTCGGTGAACAGAGAGGCTTTGTGGAGTATCATGGAGCGGTTGGGCGTCCCCAGAAAATTTGTGAATGTCTGCAGAAGCTTCCACCAGAATAACATGGCCAGTGTTCTTTACAATGGTAAAACCACAGACGCCTTCCAGACTTATACTGGCATTCGACAGGGCTGTGTCTTAGCACCTCTTTTGTTTAACATCTTTTTGGTATCCCCATCCATGATTGTAGACAGTAAATTACTTTCGAGGGGCTTGGAAATTCAATACCGCTTCGAAGGTGGACTGTTCAACCTAAAAAGGCTGAGAGCGAGAACGAGAACGAAAGTCCTTACCGACCTTCAGTATGCAGATGACTGCGGCCTTACCTCAGACTGCGCTGACAGCCTGCAAAAAGTTTTGGAGACTTTCGACTGGGCATATAATGCGCTGGGGCTGAAAATCAACATTGCTAAAACTAAGATTATGTGCACCCCACAAAATGCTGAAAGGATCAGCATCGAAGACGAAGATTTGGAATATTTTAATTATCTTGGAAGCGTAGTAAGCAACAAAGCCACCATCGACGACGAAATCAGATATAGAGTAGGTTCGGCATCGAGAGCTTTTTGGGGCCTAAGAGAAAGAGTATTTGACAATCTCGACCTGTCAATCAGAACCAAAGCGGCAGTTTACCGAGCTGTGGTagtcaaagatattacacataataggtgtgtaatatctttagTGGTAGTCCCGACCATGACATATGCGTGCGCAACGTACAGGCGATATCTGAAAACATTAAATCAACTGCAACAAAGGCACCTGAGGCAGATAGCGCACATCAAATGGTTTCATAAAATCTCCAATAAAGCTGTTCTCGAAAGAATTAACAGCCAGAGCATTGATGTTTTAGTTGGCAGAGCGCAACTCAGATGGGCTGGGCACGTTCAGCGTATGCCCGAAAAAAGACTTCCCAAATGCGTCTTGTACGGAGAGCTGGTGTGCGGGCAGAGAAGTGTAGGCGGGCAGCTAAAGATATATAAAGACTCTCTTCATGAGAAACTTAAACTCTTAAATGTACAGAACGACTGCGAGGCTCTGGCAGAGGATAGATCGCAATGGAGACGTGTTGTGAATAGCTACAGAGCGGAATTGGACAGACGTCGAAATCCATCAGCGCAAGGAAATTTTGAATGTCCTGAATGTGGCAGAGTGATCACCTCGAGAATAGGTCTTTTCATTTATCGAAGGACCCACCGAAGATAG
- the LOC123317211 gene encoding uncharacterized protein LOC123317211: MINMDQESKQLLCHICGKRLSSVSTFNRHIKQVHLQEPLTGKDTKNIKCPLCEDKLKLSFGSHDQLVDHIEKIHFLTIIRSTLYFGNKEEFEAWRAVDNRNIDYAFQRGQKIKDDEYIYYNCNRSNTRGYDSKSNQRCSKAGGSIKISGLCPSRICAKITNSGVTVNYIETHAGHDDELRAKHLSKDQQEMLAEKLCAGVTKERILEDARILEEGKLTRMNLLTRGYLAYIIRKFNINKQRDTDDMTATALKVGEMNSQEENTVFLFKQIGENYPELRNEDFALAFMNKIMEKKLRKYSKIICIDGTHGTNIRNWELTTVLVKDENNMGFPVAFLISNRMDQTIQKIFFRSLKARLQESLRCKYIMTDDDIKYFNAWCEAMDDVEKPRRLLCTWHVIKNWNIQGRNKLKKPDNKKEMKLRMRNILKETSISKFLELKDEYFKYLEEENELDFLKYLQNHYFQCNERIMMWAHCHRINVGINTNMAIESLHKVIKYNKMKGHQNLRIEKLLDLLEDLVNEKMWKRVIESERPNVNSYQSRVNREAHIKAEKEVLEKVVCLDSGEFKVFSSKVRDQFYIVDYNELCDDDCRTIYCDKCRICIHKYQCTCPEYTVKTALCKHIHAVALIEKRSDSFPGPGIAENYPPIDEPSTSGVQKRTEIKEFLDETIQNQNTVLTLDPSKKREIVMKEIFMKLESLDDEDFDNIVENINKQYDTLQKNKDQRGKKRKIEKQLYYPTKK; the protein is encoded by the exons ATGATCAATATGGATCAAGAAAG TAAACAACTTCTTTGTCACATATGTGGCAAAAGGTTATCCAGTGTGTCTACATTCAACCGCCATATAAAACAGGTGCACCTGCAAGAGCCACTTACAGGAAAGGACACGAAGAATATTAAATGTCCACTTTGTGAGGATAAACTTAAATTATCATTTGGAAGCCATGACCAGTTAGTGGATCatatagaaaaaattcattttttgactatTATACGATCAACTCTTTATTTTGGAAACAAAGAGGAATTTGAAGCTTGGAGAGCAGTTGACAATAGAAATATAGATTATGCCTTTCAAAGAGGACAAAAGATCAAAGATGATGAGTACATATACTATAATTGCAATAGGAGTAATACAAGAG GATATGACAGTAAAAGTAACCAAAGATGTTCAAAAGCAGGAGGAAGCATTAAAATATCAGGATTATGTCCATCTAGAATTTGTGCTAAAATAACTAATTCTG GAGTAACAGTGAACTATATTGAAACACATGCTGGCCATGATGATGAACTCCGAGCCAAACATTTATCGAAGGATCAACAGGAAATGCTCGCTGAAAAATTATGTGCTGGTGTTACAAAAGAGAGAATACTTGAGGATGCGAGAATATTAGAGGAAGGGAAGCTCACCagaatgaatttattaacaagAGGGTATCTTGCATACATTATAcgtaaattcaatataaataaacAGCGTGATACAGATGACATGACAGCAACAGCCCTGAAAGTTGGAGAAATGAATAGTCAAGAAGAAAATACTGTTTTTTTGTTCAAACAGATAG GCGAAAATTACCCTGAGCTGAGAAACGAGGATTTTGCTTTAGCCTTCATGaataaaattatggaaaaaaagCTAAGAAAATACAGCAAAATCATTTGCATTGACGGCACCCATGGAACAAATATCAGGAATTGGGAACTCACCACAGTTTTAGTCAAGGATGAAAATAATATGGGATTCCCAGTAGCATTCTTGATAAGTAATCGTATGGATCAAACGatccagaaaatatttttcaggtcaTTGAAAGCAAGACTTCAAGAGTCCCTAAGATGCAAATACATTATGACAGATGatgacataaaatattttaatgctTGGTGCGAAGCAATGGATGATGTTGAAAAGCCAAGACGCTTACTCTGCACTTGGCATGTCATCAAAAACTGGAATATTCAAGGCAGGAATAAATTGAAGAAACCAGATAAtaagaaagaaatgaaattaaGAATGAGAAATATCTTGAAAGAGACCagtatttcaaaatttctagaattgaaagatgaatattttaaatatcttgaagaagaaaatGAACTGGATTTCTTGAAATACTTACAGAA tcaTTATTTCCAGTGCAATGAGAGAATTATGATGTGGGCCCACTGCCACAGAATAAATGTAGGAATAAATACTAATATGGCTATTGAGAGCCTGCATAAAGTaattaaatataataaaatgaagGGACATCAAAATTTACG AATCGAGAAGTTATTAGACTTATTAGAAGACCTtgttaatgaaaaaatgtggaaaagaGTCATCGAATCTGAAAGGCCAAATGTTAATTCCTACCAATCGAGAGTTAATAGAGAGGCTCACATAAAGGCAGAAAAAGAAGTTCTGGAGAAAGTTGTCTGTCTAGATTCTGGTGAGTTTAAGGTTTTCTCAAGTAAGGTGAGGGACCAATTTTATATAGttgattataatgaattgtGTGATGATGATTGTAGAACTATTTACTGTGATAAATGTAGAATCTGCATTCATAAATACCAATGTACTTGTCCAGAATACACAGTAAAAACTGCATTATGTAAACACATACATGCAGTTGCTTTGATCGAAAAGAGAAGCGATTCTTTTCCAGGTCCAGGTATTGCTGAAAATTATCCACCTATTGATGAACCATCAACAAGTGGAGTACAGAAGAGGACAGAAATCAAAGAATTCCTAGATGAGACAATACAGAACCAAAATACTGTTCTTACTCTAGATCCAAGCAAAAAACGAGAG ATTGTAATGAAGgagatttttatgaaattggAATCATTAGATGATGAAGATTTTGATAATATTGTGGAAAATATCAACAAGCAATATGACACACTACAAAAGAATAAAGATCAGAGagggaaaaaaaggaaaattgaaaaacaattatATTACCCCACTAAAAAGTAG
- the LOC123316599 gene encoding phosphoribosyl pyrophosphate synthase-associated protein 2 produces the protein MLLNNNSFGSFRLPKAKNMDAPKTSDVVLVAGNSHPELANLIANRLGVKTGGCAVYHKQNRETMVQIGDSIRGKDIYIIQTGTKDVNNNIMELLIMAYACKTSSAKSVVGVIPYLPYSKQCKMRKRGCIVTKLLAQMMCKSGLTHLITMDLHQKEIQGFFDCPVDNLRASPFLLQYIQECIPDYRNSVIVARNPGSAKKATSYAERLRLGIAVIHGEQKESESDEIDGRYSPPTLPRSRTMDAGVGVPIHIAKEKPPINVVGDVGGRIAIMVDDMIDDVQSFVAAAEVLKERGAYKIYVMATHGLLSSDAPRLIEDSPIDEVVVTNTVPHELQKMQCHKIKTVDISILLSEAIRRIHNKESMSYLFKNVTLED, from the exons ATGTTATTGAATAACAACAG TTTTGGAAGTTTCCGGCTACCCAAGGCTAAGAATATGGATGCTCCTAAAACTTCTGACGTCGTCCTAGTTGCTGGAAATTCTCATCCAGAACTGGCTAATTTGATAGCCAACCGTCTGGGTGTGAAAACAGGAGGTTGTGCTGTTTATCATAAGCAAAATCGGGAAACCATGGTACAAATTGGCGATTCAATAAGAGGAAAAGATATTTATATCATACAAACAGGAACCAA AGATGTCAACAACAATATTATGGAGTTACTAATAATGGCTTATGCATGTAAAACATCTTCAGCAAAATCGGTTGTTGGTGTGATCCCTTACTTACCCTATAGTAAACAGTGTAAAATGCGTAAAAGGGGATGTATTGTAACAAAACTGCTTGCTCAGATGATGTGCAAGTCTGGGCTTACTCATCTGATAACGATGGATTTGCACCAGAAAGAGATACAGGGATTTTTTGACTGTCCAGTGGACAACCTAAGGGCTAGTCCATTTTTGCTTCAGTATATACAAGAGTGT ATTCCAGACTATCGAAATTCAGTGATTGTAGCACGAAACCCAGGTTCGGCTAAAAAGGCTACTTCTTACGCTGAACGTCTGCGTCTTGGGATCGCTGTTATCCACGGAGAACAAAAGGAGTCGGAATCAGACGAGATCGATGGCAGATATTCTCCCCCGACATTACCAAGATCTCGTACCATGGACGCTGGTGTTGGCGTCCCGATACACATCGCCAAAGAGAAACCGCCTATAAATGTGGTCGGTGATGTCGGGGGTAGAATTGCAATCATGGTG GATGATATGATTGACGATGTTCAATCGTTCGTTGCCGCAGCTGAAGTGCTGAAAGAACGTGGAGCCTACAAAATTTACGTGATGGCCACACATGGACTTCTATCTTCTGATGCTCCCAGACTCATTGAAGATTCACCAATCGATGAG GTTGTGGTAACAAATACTGTGCCCCATGAATTGCAGAAGATGCAGTGTCATAAgatcaaaactgttgatatttcTATATTATTATCAGAAGCCATAAGGAGAATACATAACAAAGAATCCATGTCATATCTATTCAAAAATGTAACATTAGAGgattaa
- the LOC123316849 gene encoding uncharacterized protein LOC123316849: MVEGIKVGIVDRDPEANLSAEQLDLLQGAILRHTLRKEEKGAGIRFLSCTHKPGWLMIRCADEATVSWLENCLLQIKPWDGANLRIVQGTELPKPYVCVAYIPDPPLGDRPSQDEVLTGLSVMNPDLEAESWAVLHHQVSGPGRTWTFSVDESSMSRLKALNMMPYYGFGRVTFRAKEKGMGADKESDTQTKKEEGGANPSTSVGTSKGELAEGERSNSAPSTSKAPQASLPTGALPKAGKTARKGPAVGRKK, from the coding sequence ATGGTGGAAGGGATCAAGGTCGGCATTGTCGACAGGGACCCTGAAGCCAATTTGTCAGCTGAGCAGCTGGACCTGCTCCAGGGCGCCATCCTGAGGCATACCCTCAGGAAGGAGGAAAAGGGAGCGGGAATCCGCTTCTTGAGCTGCACTCATAAGCCGGGTTGGCTCATGATTAGATGCGCGGACGAGGCTACTGTCTCATGGCTTGAAAACTGCTTGTTGCAGATCAAGCCGTGGGATGGGGCCAACCTCCGCATCGTTCAGGGAACGGAGCTGCCAAAGCCCTACGTATGCGTAGCATACATCCCTGATCCTCCACTAGGAGATCGACCCTCACAGGATGAGGTGCTGACAGGTCTGAGTGTGATGAACCCAGACCTGGAAGCAGAGAGCTGGGCGGTGTTACACCACCAGGTTTCAGGGCCGGGCCGGACATGGACCTTCTCTGTAGATGAGAGCTCCATGTCTAGGCTCAAAGCCCTGAACATGATGCCCTACTATGGTTTCGGGAGGGTTACCTTCCGGGCCAAAGAAAAGGGCATGGGTGCCGACAAAGAGTCGGACACCCAAACAAAGAAAGAGGAAGGAGGGGCCAATCCCTCCACCTCCGTTGGCACATCCAAAGGTGAGCTCGCTGAGGGAGAGAGGTCTAACTCTGCTCCCTCGACAAGCAAAGCGCCGCAGGCGTCCCTTCCCACCGGGGCTCTTCCCAAGGCTGGTAAAACGGCCAGGAAGGGGCCGGCGGTGGGAAGAAAGAAGTAA